In a genomic window of Sporosarcina trichiuri:
- a CDS encoding thiol-disulfide oxidoreductase DCC family protein has translation MKRIILFDGECNFCDASVQFIIKRDPYEYFQFAALESETGRQLAEDYHIPDDVDSMVLIENGKTYMKSGAALRIAKKLDGLWHLAFLFILIPAPIRDSVYDFVARNRYKWFGKKEEACMLPSPSERKRFI, from the coding sequence ATGAAACGCATTATCCTGTTTGACGGCGAATGTAATTTCTGTGATGCAAGCGTACAATTCATCATAAAACGCGACCCTTATGAATATTTCCAGTTTGCCGCGCTGGAAAGTGAGACCGGCAGGCAGCTGGCGGAGGACTATCATATTCCTGATGATGTGGACAGCATGGTCCTCATCGAAAACGGCAAGACCTATATGAAGTCAGGGGCCGCCCTGCGGATTGCGAAGAAACTGGATGGACTTTGGCATCTCGCCTTCCTGTTCATCCTCATTCCGGCGCCGATCCGGGACAGCGTCTATGATTTTGTGGCGCGCAACCGGTACAAATGGTTCGGGAAGAAAGAGGAAGCCTGCATGCTTCCATCGCCATCCGAGCGGAAACGGTTCATCTGA
- a CDS encoding DUF779 domain-containing protein has protein sequence MTERVTATEEALALIRLLEQKHGPLMFHQSGGCCDGSSPMCYPEGDLLIGSQDVLLGHIGGVPFYMLKSQFDYWKHTQLIIDVVDGRGGMFSLEGVEGKRFLTRSRAFTKEETDQLQT, from the coding sequence ATGACGGAACGAGTCACAGCGACGGAAGAGGCACTCGCCCTCATCCGACTGCTGGAACAGAAACACGGTCCGCTCATGTTCCACCAGTCAGGGGGCTGCTGTGACGGTTCCTCTCCAATGTGCTACCCGGAGGGGGACCTGCTCATCGGCAGTCAGGATGTCCTGCTTGGCCATATCGGAGGAGTCCCGTTCTATATGCTCAAGTCGCAGTTCGATTACTGGAAGCATACCCAGCTGATCATCGACGTCGTTGACGGGCGGGGCGGCATGTTTTCCCTCGAAGGGGTGGAAGGCAAGCGGTTTCTTACCCGGTCGCGGGCGTTCACGAAAGAAGAGACGGACCAATTACAGACATGA